A window of Watersipora subatra chromosome 10, tzWatSuba1.1, whole genome shotgun sequence genomic DNA:
GAAAAGCAAAGAAACTGTAGAAACACAGCAGAAACAGAAGTCGGTATGTTCAGCAGAGACAAAAGTTAGTATATTCAGCTGGGTTTTTTTGCTTTGCACCGCATAGCCTTATGGTCTTCATCTGAAACGATTTTGTGTTGAATTCAGACTAACATCAAGGGAAATATGGCATATCAAGTCATACTAGTTAGTAGTTATAGTTACTAGTGAAGTTATGAGTGATAGTTAATAGTGATAGTTAATAGTGATCATTAGTAGCGATAGTTAGTGATGATAATTAGTAGTGATAGTTACTATTAGTAGCAGTGGTAGGTAGTAGTGATATTTACTAGTGGTAGTTACTAGtgatagtagtgatagtagtgatAGTTAGCTGTGACAGTTAATAGTGATCATTAGTAGCGATAGTGATGATAATTAGTAGTGATAGTTACTattagtagtagtggtagttaGTAGTGATAGTTAGTAGTGATATTCACTAGTGATAGTTAGTAGTGATAGTTACTAGTGATATTTAATATGGATAGTTAATAGTGATAATTATCAAGTAGTGTGAATGTTCAGAGGAACCAAACTCCAACTACAAACCATCTGGTTTGCAGTTTGAGTCTggatctacatatataaaatcaagtgtttgtctgtctgtcatcgTTCATATCTCCAGTTTATAGTGTTCGGTTAAAATAGGCACTCTGTGCGCCGTAagagatcatgatgtgtaataaatataagcacaattattccaaagaATACCAAGGTGGTTGCATGGTTTACTGGAAGTGCGTTTAGCTTATCATCCATGCATCCAAATGTATGGGTTTACTTTCTATGCAGTGCAACCTTTTTTCTTAATGAAAAGAAGGACacggctcttactatagtaaacaCTAGCATGGGGAGGTGGCTGTATGGTCTAGTGTTAGTACTCTTGGTTTCACATCTGTAATATATCCAAATATATGGGTTCGTTTTTTAAGAGgtgcaattttttttctgatgCTTTTAGCTGACTTTTGACAAATActgcttttattatactaaatattataatattagtttaagttactagcttaagtcgCTCGAATTCATTAGGTGAAGAAACTTAGCCCGTGGCAACTACATTTCTTGCcactgttcataaattattttaatttttgagcaaatgtgtagcataagaagtaagaaatgtttttcgaCAATCTGTTTTAGCCTCGACAATCTGTTTCAGCCTCGACAATCTGTTTTAGCCTCGACAATCTGTTTTAGCCTCGACAATCTGTTTTAGCCTCGACAATCTGTTTTAGCCTCGACAATCTGTTTTAGCCTCGACAATCTGTTTTAGCCTCGACAATCTGTTTTAGCCTcgacaatctgttttagctgcctcgatctttcaaatatttaaattgtttattggtcagacacacaaaaataaagaaatacCTTGTGAAAATTAGAGTGGTAAACGTTGTAgacatttattaaaaataattttgcaatGCCTAttcaaaaactttgttattacctgtgcaatatGTCAGGCATTCAGCTAATAGAATATATGACAGCTGTATGATGTATATGATGGATATACGACAGCTGTATGGTGTATATGATGGATATATGACAGCTATATGATGCAAAGTGTAAGTTGAAACACACACTTAGTCATTAGCTGTTACTCCTTGATTACGCTTTGATTAGTTTGTTATGAATTCTGTGATTGTTATGAGTGTTCAGGTAAGCCGTGATACATAACTTAGATCaaccttcatatttgtttttagGGCTTGTCAACTGATGCACCTCTTCTACAGCTAGGAGCTGATATATTTCAGGGCAGGTACTCTGACTCCTGTGGAACCCACTTGCTTCTCAAAGACGCTCGTTCTACTGGTAAGCCCTTTTTCCTTTTCATCAACCTTCAATGGGCCTGCATGTGTTGTGGTAGGCTATAAATGTACCTTCCTTTTTATACCATCATCATATACATATTGTCTATTATACTATAGAGTCTTTATACCATCATcatatacatatcattgtctattaTACTATAGAGTCTTTATACCATCATcatatacatatcattgtctattaTACTATAGAGTCTTTATACCATCACcatatacatatcattgtctattaTACTATAGAGTCTTTATACCATCATcatatacatatcattgtctattaTACTGTAGAGTCTTTATACCATCATCAtatgcatatcattgtctattaTACTGTAGAGTCTTTATACCATCATcatatacatatcattgtctattaTACTATAGAGTCTTTATACCATCATcatatacatatcattgtctattaTACTATAGAGTCTTTATACCATCATCAtatgcatatcattgtctattaTACTATAGAGTCTATATACCATCATcatatacatatcattgtctattaTACTGTAGAGTCTTTATACCATCATcatatacatatcattgtctattaTACTATAGAGTCTTTATACCATCATcatatacatatcattgtctattaTACTATAGAGTCTTTATACTATCATcatatacatatcattgtctattaTACTATAGAGTCTTTATACCATCATcatatacatatcattgtctattaTACTATAGAGTCTTTATACCATCATcatatacatatcattgtctattaTACTATAGAGTCTTTATACCATCATcatatacatatcattgtctattaTACTGTAGAGTCTTTATACCATCATcatatacatatcattgtctattaTACTATAGAGTCTTTATACCATCATcatatacatatcattgtctattaTACTATAGAGTCTTTATACCATCATcatatacatatcattgtctattaTACTATAGAGACTTTATACCATCATCAcatgcatatcattgtctattaTACTATAGAGTCTATATACCATCATcatatacatatcattgtctattaTACTATAGAGACTTTATACCATCATCATATACATAACATTGTCTATTATACTATAGAGTCTATATACCGTCACCAcatgcatatcattgtctattaTACTATAGAGTCTATATACCATCATcatatacatatcattgtctattaTACTGTAGAGTCTTTATACCATCATcatatacatatcattgtctattaTACTGTAGAGTCTATATACCATCACcatatacatatcattgtctattaTACTATAGAGTCTTTATACCATCATcatatacatatcattgtctattaTACTATAAAGTCTTTATACCATCATcatatacatatcattgtctattaTACTGTAGAGTCTTTATACCATCATcatatacatatcattgtctattaTACTATAGAGTCTTTATACCATCATcatatacatatcattgtctattaTACTATAGAGACTTTATACCATCATCAcatgcatatcattgtctattaTACTATAGAGTCTATATACCATCATcatatacatatcattgtctattaTACTATAGAGACTTTATACCATCACcatatacatatcattgtctattaTACTATAGAGTCTATATACCATCACCAcatgcatatcattgtctattaTACTATAGAGTCTTTATACCATCATcatatacatatcattgtctattaTACTATAGAGTCTATATACCATCATcatatacatatcattgtctattaTACTATAGACTTTATACCATCATCATATACATCCCTGTGTGTTTATACACgtataatataaaacttatcaaaaTATCTTCAGGGTCTGATGGCTAATGTGGAAAGTTGTATTTGCAGGTGGAGAGAAAGAGCTAAGCTTTGTCACAACAACTGTCAAGCAGATGGAGATGAACAAGTTGTATATTCAAGAAAAAAAAAGTTCTGGTAAGAAGCCAAGGATATACATTTGTTCATCTGTTATCActgtcaattatatatattatattatcactgtcaattacatatattatattatcactgtcaattatatatattatattatcactgtcaattatatatattatattatcactgtcaattatttatattatattatcactgtcaattatatatatctatatatatatttctcaaagtctgtatatctgttggaaatccggctatagctattattagaacagctgagctggacaacaatacagactcaaagtcatggcttaccgtcattggaagcctaaccttattaactagctttgtggagttttccattggcaatatgccaggctactagcttgaaaggtacagttgtttgacaaagttttaaaacctttacagttgtttttatttttctcttaatttatttcaactacatgacacacttctctcatgatatgtattttgaaagttataatagCAAATgtcgttatatgttaaatacaaatcaattttctgtccaaagactcttttattacacgggcaatgccgggtggcacagctagttatattatattatcactgtcaattatatatattatattatattatcactgtcaattatatattatattatcactgtcaattatatatattatattatattatattatcactgtcaattatatatatgatattatcactgtcaattatatatattatattatattatcactgtcaattgtatatattatattatcactgtcaattgtatatattatattatcactgtcaattatatatattatattatcactgtcaattatatatattatattatcactgtcaattatatatattatattatcactgtcaattatatatattatattatcactgtcaattatatatattatattatcactgtcaattatatatattatattatcactgtcaattatatatattatattatcactgtcaattatatatattatattatcactgtcaattatatatattatattatcactgtcaattatatatattatattatcactgtcaattatatatattatattatcactgtcaattatatatattatattatcactgtcaattatatatatattatattatcaatgtcaattatatatattatattatcactgtcaattatattatattatcactgtcaattatatatattatattatcactgtcaattatatatattatattatcactgtcaattatatatattatattatcactgtcaattatattatattatattatcactgtcaattatatatattatattatcactgtcaattatatatattataatattatcactgtcaattatattatattatattatcactgtcaattatatatattatattatcactgtcaattatatatattatattatcactgTCAATTATATTGGTGGCGTATCTCTAACTCTAATGATCATTGCATTCACTTGGACATTTCCCTCTACCAGACGACTCCGTGATAGAAATCAGTGCAGAAGTGGATGATGCAGAGGCCAAGACACAGGAGCAGCATGCTGATTGAAAAGACCGTTAGGTTTGTGTACATATCGTGTATAgttttataattatgttaattGTGCATGTCATGCAATGAAATACATTTATAATTTCATGAATTGTTACAGCCGTCCTTTTATCTCTAACATTGCCCCCTACTCTAGTAGTTTCCTCGAGTCATTCATGCGCTTCAGCTATTTGTAACGGCGTAATTCTATTCTGTTAAAAATAAGTTTGATGCTAGAGGTTAGTATTAGGCCGAAGATCTGTAACGGAGCTGTCCTTGTCTACCATATGCACAATTTGTGTATTTGCCCTTCTTGTGTCCCGTCGCAGTGCCGCTCCTATGTTTTCAGTACCCCCTAGCGCACTCGAGTGCACATTGGAGTACTTTGTCTGTATCTAGAATGAGAAAAATGGAGGTATAAGATTATTTCCATGCATGCAAATATGAAATATGCAGATACGCAAATATGAAAAAATACTGGTGTATGATTAGTGCAACTGACAGTGCCAACTCATGCAATAGCCCCATATCTACCATGGTCTTTACCGATTAAGGACATCAGGCTAACTTTAAATAGACAGTACAATAATTAGGTTAAAGATTCCTACATCTCGTAATAGTCGTGCAGCCTCTGGATACTTTTTTGTAATGCTCTTATCAGTGAGAGCCCGGTCTAAAGGTGACTCTATGACGGTGTCCATTTTCCTCACCCCAATCATCGCTCTGCTGATTTTTTCTGCTTTGGTCTGAGGACGTTTGTGGCTTCTTACATCCGACTGGAGAAAACTAGGCAGTTGTAATCTTTTACAATTGAACACCTAGTTGGGAGCACCTGAACACCTAGTAGCACACATGATTGGGGATAAAACTGGAGCAGAGACTT
This region includes:
- the LOC137405966 gene encoding general transcription factor 3C polypeptide 6-like, yielding MTTSEEEDQWITDEETDVVVKLSGVIRDEFVKNLSASNEPNCSALGLSTDAPLLQLGADIFQGRYSDSCGTHLLLKDARSTGGEKELSFVTTTVKQMEMNKLYIQEKKSSDDSVIEISAEVDDAEAKTQEQHAD